The nucleotide sequence CATACTACCTGTGTAACGATACTCTTCGCTCAGTATGTAGGTGACCTTATGTTGTTTGTGGCAGAAATAGTCTGCCTGAGGCTTGGCTTCGTGGTAGCCGGAAGTGCGGTCATCGGTATTCAGAATAATCGTGTGGGTGCCTGAAACACCGGGCCGTACATCCTGATGGTGATTCAAGAATGAACAGCCTGATAGCAGGCTTCCTATAACGATGAATCGTACAAATTGCATGGCTTGTCCTTTCTGATAATAAACCTTCAGCGGGTGACTATTGAGACAAGAGTCGCCCGCTGAAGTTCAATGGATCAGTCAGGTAGCCGCCTGTTGGGCAATCTGCTCTTCAAGATGGCGTAGCGTGATTCTGAACCTGCGCCGGTCGCCAGCAGCAGAGGGACAATCGTTATGTTCTCCAGTGTCGAATGAAGATACCTTTATGAATAAAAATCTTAGCTCCCTGAAGCTTATAACGACTTATGAGCAGAAGAAATCATATCCTTGATACTCTTCAGCAATTTCTTCCGTTCAGTCGGGTCAATGTACGGCATATGACCACTCTGATAAACATCCAGAGTTACCCTCTCTTTAAATCGCTCTCTTAACTTGTGGGTTTTACGCTCTATTGCCCGGCACGGCACCACAAGATCGTATTGGCCGCAGGTCATGATGACTCTGGTTCTGGTCCTGGCTCTCAAAAAACTATCCATTGTGTCAATATCGCTATTAAATGGCACATAATAATTTGGTAAGAAATTACTCGGTTGCCTGGATTTCCATTGATAACTCTGAGGCTCATAATACCCGTTACTTGCCAGCCAGGTGGCCAGCCTGTCAACAATCGAAACATAGCTCTGTAGCAGCATCCCTCTATCGCTTTGTGGGTTCTTGCTATTGAGATCTTTTTTTACGTAACGGCCATCATAATGGTCTATGGCCACGCGCTTCTGATTCACCAAAACATCATCAATGTCCATCAGGCTATAACTTAAGCCGTGGTTGAGCAACCAACTTACTTCAAGCAAAGTGAGTTTGCTGACTTCATTAGCTATTTCATTTTCAAGCTGGGCAGAGGATTCAGGATAAACTGCCAGAGCCTTACGATAGTGTTCCACTGAAAACTGGCTAACATTGTTGTAATCCTCCTTTGGAATGAAGTTGTGGAAACTCATTATTGAAGCAACCGCAGGAAGGTAAATGTCTGCCCCTTCTGCCTGCGTGCTACTGGTCAAAGCGGGTGAAATCAGCACAAGGCCAGCCAGGCTTCTGAACTGTTCCGCAAATTTTCTGGCTATCCCAACCGCCCTGTGGGCACCATAGGACTCACCAATAATATAAATAGCCCGACCGTAGAGGCGCTTTGTTGAAATGAGGTGATCAATGTATTGATAAAGGTCGCTTATATCATCTTCCTCAGTGAAATAAACATCCTCTTGCTCCTGTTCGCGATCTCCACGACTCCATGTTGTTTTACGATTAAAGCCGGTATCAGGAGGGTCTATAAACACCAGGTCAGCAATGGTTAAAAGGCTGTCAGGGCTTTCAGATAATGTCATATTAAAGTCTGTGTTCAACTCGTCCGGCTGCCTGACAGGGGCATGCTTTGGCCCGAGACCGCTTAAATGCAACATAATGGACGATGCTGAAGGACCACCATTCATGAAAAAAATGTAACTATTCAGCACCCAACAAAGGTTGATCGCTGTAATTCTTCATCGCAATAAGCAAGGCTTCATAAACGTTATGCCCCTGCTTTCTCGCCGATGAGACATAACTTCGGATGCGGCTATACCATTCCGCCCCTTTCTTACTTCGGATACATCCCGATATTTTCTGTTTTACCTTACCATTCCGGATGTCTCGCTCACTGCCATTGTTGTCGAAGGGTATTCTGAAGTCAGTCATGAACCTCAAGGTTGCTTCCTTGAATTTCACCAGTCGCTTGAACAGGTTAAAGGCTTTCGTATTTCTCACTTTTTCGTCGCCCCGCCGTTGTCGGAGGCGTTCCATATATTCGGCTTCCTCGGCCTGAGCCCTTTTCGCAGTCCGCTCGAACAGTGAACTAATCCGTTGGCGAATAGTCTCTGGCACCGCCTCCATGCCAATTTTTTTGAAACCGTTGCTGAGATGCCAAGCCAGCCTTAGCATCCGCTGAAGGCGTGCAGCCAGATGGTTGCAATCCCGGTCAACAACACCCTGTAACTCCCGCAGGTGATGAGCGTTGCACAGCACATGAAGAGCGGCATAGCGGAAGTAAGCCTTGTAATGGTCATGAACCAGTATTCCGGCAAAAGTCAGCAAAACGCCCATTGACTCTATGGCAGAGTGGCCTTTACTGGGATCAAGGTGATACAGCGTCCATTTTTCACTACGCAGGACATGCATCCACCACAGCGAACCAGCCACCCGCATGCCCGTCTCATCAGCGCCAGCAATGGGTTCGCTCTTAAGAGCATCGGCAATTGCCTGCTCGGTGCTGGCCAGTTGATCATAGGCATTTTCCTGAAACGCACAAATGGAACCCGGACTGACTTCCAGCCCGAAAATATCCAGAAAAAACTGGGAAGCGCGTTTGTATGGCACCAACTGGTACTGGCAGAGATACACCGCCAGCGCCTGAGTAGCAGGTCCATACTGAACATGGGAGTCAACGCCTTCCGGGAAGCTGCCGAGGGTTACATGACCGCATTCACACTTTTTGACTTCCGCCACATGAGCCGTGACATCAAAGTGACCAAAACGACCAGGTTCGAACACCTGTCTCTCAACCAGCTTGACGACTTTAGCGGAACGTAATGAGCGATGGCAGCTCTCGCAGTTTATGACCGGATGGTATTGGGTACGCCCAGGGGCTTCGACCTGCCCAAGCGTAGAGCCCTTATGACCTTTTTGGCCACCGGGCTTGCGACCAGACTTCTCTCGTAAGCTTTTGGGGTTGGGCTTGTCGTCTTTCGGATCACTGTCCTTGTCCGGCGCCGTGCCAGATGAGTCTTTTGACTTGCCGGAAGGCTTGGCATAACCATCAGTAGAAGGAGGCTTGCTACTGTTCCGGCTGTTGGTCTTGAGCCTGTCGCTCAGCTCCTTGTTCTCTGCTTCCAGTTTTGAAACTTGCTCACTCAAACGAGTAATCTGCTCTTGTTGCTCGTTCACAGCAGTAAGGAGAGCGACGATAATCTGGAATTCGGGAGCGGGTTGACTCATGACGGGTAGATGTCTGAAAACTGTCTTTCAAAATGGCACAAAATCACAAAAATTCCAGTCTATCGTGTAGGGGCTGAATAGTTACAAAAAATCACCGGTCTTTGGGGGTCGGCCTGGTTCTTGTGGTAGTAAAATCCCGAAGCCATCACCTCCCTCCCGTTTTCAGAAGTGAACGTGTAGCTGTCAAGCTCCATAATGAAGCCCTCATAAGCTCCGTCAAGAGAAATATCGAAGGGCTCTTCTGAGTAAGCAGCCAACGAAAAGAGGAACACCAGCGAGGCAAGAGGAATCAGATGTTTTAATTTATTCATATATAGTTCTACTTTTTTAGCTTATTGCTTAGAGTGCCTTGTTATGCCTAAGTTCCCATGAAAGGTTGAAAACCGGATGAACCAGCGAGAAACCTGACCTCTGATAAACACGTCGTATTCTTCACCATGCTCCATAAAGGTGGTGATGTCCTTTTACAGACAGGTCGAAGACCGCTGGTCACTGTGATTTTTACGGGTTTATAAATGTTGTAGGGCAGAAGCTGTGTGTGGCTTATTGGTGCGAATGGTTTAGTTTCTAATTGCCGCAGAGTGTGACCTTTGCGGCGTTAGGAAGGACATTGCGGATTGTAAAGGTATGCAGGATTGACTGTTGTGGCAGTCCCTTATGCATCAGGTAGTTGTACGTTGACTTCCAGTATTGAGTAATCGCCTTCCCGGTCCAGTCTGATGGAGATGCCATCCTCGCTGACTTCAATGTACTTGCGAACAACATCCAGAATGTCTTTCTGCATGGCAGGTAGTACATTTTTGGTTGAACGGCTCATACGTTCATGGGCAACAATAATCTGTAGACGTTCCTTGGCGGTCTCTGCACTTTTATCTTCTTTGTTGCTGCGAAAAAGCTGAAGTAAGCTCATGCATTATCCCCCAAACATCCGTTGTAAAAAGCCTTTTTTCGGTGCTTCCAGAAAGCGATGAGGGATGTCTGTCCCGAGGAAGCGTTCCGTCATGTCTTTGTAGGCCTGACCGGCGTCACTTTCTTCCTGGTGAATGACCGGAATGCCCTGGTTTGAGGCTTTCAGGACGGACAGTGATTCCGGTATGACGCCCAGCAGGGGAATGGCAAGAATGTCCTTGACGTCTTCAACGTTGAGCATCTCGCCCCGTTTTACCCGTTCCGGATTGTAGCGGGTCAGCAGAAGCTGTTCCTTGACCGGTTCAAGGTTTTGCTCGGCACGGCGGGAACGACTTTGCAGAATACCCAGTATGCGGTCGGAATCCCTGACAGAAGAGACTTCCGGATTGGTGGTGATAATGGCTTCGTCGGCAAAGTAGAGTGCCATCAATGCGCCATGCTCAATGCCTGCAGGAGAGTCACAGACGATGTACTCAAAATCTTTGGCCAGTTCCTCGAGGACTGTCTGCACTCCGTCTCTGGTGAGTGCCTCCTTGTCCCGGGTCTGGGAGGCGGGGAGTACTGCCAGATTTTCTGTGCGTTTATCACGGATCAGAGCCTGATGCAGGGCGGCTTCGCCGTTGATGACATTCACGAGGTCGTAGACGACGCGTCGTTCACAGCCCATGACCAGGTCAAGATTTCTCAGACCTACGTCAAAATCAATAACGACAGTGCGATGCCCTTGTAATGCCAGGCCGGTGGCGAATGAGGCGCTGGTCGTTGTTTTACCAACACCTCCTTTTCCTGAGGTAACAACGATAATACGGGCCAAGTTAAACTTCCTGAATACCTGATTAACTGGAGGCTCCAGTATTTATGAAAGAGCGGCTATGTGCAAGTGATCGTCGTCAAGGAAAACCTGTGCGTTCAAACCCCAGCGATGACTCCAGAGGCTGTTCTGGTCTTTACTGGTCAATTTGTACTGTCCACTGATTGAGACCAGCTCTGCCTCAAACTGATTACAGAAGATGCGAGCCTTTTTGTCGCCGTTAATGCCTGCAAGTACGCGTCCCCGGCATGGGCCATAGACGTGAATATGTCCTCCGGCCAGAAGCTCTGCCCCTTCACTGACCTGCCCCAGAACAATAAGGTCGCCTTCAGAATGAAGCTGCTGACCGGACCGAACCGGACGGCTGACGATGGTCGCTTCGGCCCGGGCGGGGTCTGCTTTATGTTTCTCTACAGGAATACTTGAATCCGGCTGGCTCAGCATGACCACATTGCTGCCTGTCGGCGCGGAATGTCTTTTTTGTTTCTGATGGGGCAGCCAGGCAACTCCTGCCAGTCTGGCCGTTTTTTTATGGTACTCGGTGCCGCCGCGAAGTGCGACAAGAACCATGCCGGTATGATGAAGAAGGTGTTGTATGCTGACCAGGTTCAGTTCTTCATTGTCGTTTTCCAGTTTATCCAGATCCAGAACGACAGGTGTCTGCTGGAAGAAGTGTGGAGCCTTGCTGGTCATACCCTCCAGTTGTTGTTTCAGCCGCCTGTGGCTGGTGGTATGCAGTTCCAGGGTGGTCAGTGTGTAGAGGCCGCCTTTCAGCTGAAAGGCGGGCGGATATTTGGAGTTAACGATAGAGGCCATGAATGTAACCACAATTCTCTGAAGCCTGATGTTCCGCTGAGGGTAATAGGCTGGGTGTCAAATCACAAGTACTTTCAAACGAGTTTTTTAACGAGGGTTTTGTTTTGGTCAGTGACAATGTTTCGGTTTTCGCTTATTAATGACTCTGCTCGTTCAATAATGTAGTTGAGTCAGGGCTTATGTCGAAAAAAATTAGAAATACAACAAAGGCCGACCCATTTTGCTGGTCTTTTCTTCACCCCCGTTACTGGCTGACCTGGCTTGGGCTGGGCCTGACGATTCTGCCTTCCTGGCTGCCATACCCGGTTCTGGTGCGGTTCGGCAGCTGGATTGGCAGAAGGCTGTATTATCGTGGCGGCAAGCGTGTAGATATTGCCAGGGTGAACCTTGATAAGTGTTTTCCCGAGAAAACAGCTCAGGAGCGTGAAGCTCTGCTGAAAGCCAACTTTGAGTCGGTGGGTATCGGTTTGATGGAAGTGGTCATAGCCTGGTGGTGGCCCCGGTCACGCCTGGAAAAACTGGTTCGCTTTAAAGGTCTGGAGCATCTTGATTCTCCTCAGGGAAAGCTGTTGCTGATTATGCACTTTACCACCATCGAAATTGCAGGTGCTTTTATCACCCTGCGCCATAGTCTTGACGCCACCTACAGAGAGCACAAAAACCCTGTGTTTGAATATATGCAGAGAAAACAGCGTCAGCGCTACGACCGGCGTAGCCGTTTGCTCGGCAGAAGGGATGTTCGGGGAATGCTGCGATCGCTGCGCGAGGGGCGAACAGTCTGGTATTCACCTGACCAGGATTATGGCCGTAAGCACAGTGTATTTGTCCCTTTTTTCGGGGTGCAGGCGGCTACCGTAACCGGTATATCAAGAATGGCAAAAATGGGCAGGGCGCAAGTGGTACCCATGGTGCTGACCCGTTTGCCCAATGCTGAAGGGTATGAGCTGGAAATTTTTGAGGGCTGGAGCGACTTCCCTGAAGGTGATGATCATAAGGATGCTCAGACTGTGAATCGTTTTATCGAAGCCCAGGTGAGAAAACGTCCCGAACAGTATATGTGGTTGCACAGGCGTTTTAAGACTCGCCCTGAGGGGGAAGCGGGTTTTTATAAAAAAGCCCGATAGGGTTCGGCGGTGTGTCGGCTGATTAACCCTCGGCGAGTTGGTTTGCTATAGCAAGTATGCCTTTCTACAGTTTTATATAGAAACTATTTGTATAAAGAATTTGTATAAAGAATGCCGGGACAGTGGGTCGTTGAGCCTTTAATTACAGTCG is from Endozoicomonas gorgoniicola and encodes:
- a CDS encoding S10 family serine carboxypeptidase-like protein — protein: MNGGPSASSIMLHLSGLGPKHAPVRQPDELNTDFNMTLSESPDSLLTIADLVFIDPPDTGFNRKTTWSRGDREQEQEDVYFTEEDDISDLYQYIDHLISTKRLYGRAIYIIGESYGAHRAVGIARKFAEQFRSLAGLVLISPALTSSTQAEGADIYLPAVASIMSFHNFIPKEDYNNVSQFSVEHYRKALAVYPESSAQLENEIANEVSKLTLLEVSWLLNHGLSYSLMDIDDVLVNQKRVAIDHYDGRYVKKDLNSKNPQSDRGMLLQSYVSIVDRLATWLASNGYYEPQSYQWKSRQPSNFLPNYYVPFNSDIDTMDSFLRARTRTRVIMTCGQYDLVVPCRAIERKTHKLRERFKERVTLDVYQSGHMPYIDPTERKKLLKSIKDMISSAHKSL
- the tnpC gene encoding IS66 family transposase encodes the protein MSQPAPEFQIIVALLTAVNEQQEQITRLSEQVSKLEAENKELSDRLKTNSRNSSKPPSTDGYAKPSGKSKDSSGTAPDKDSDPKDDKPNPKSLREKSGRKPGGQKGHKGSTLGQVEAPGRTQYHPVINCESCHRSLRSAKVVKLVERQVFEPGRFGHFDVTAHVAEVKKCECGHVTLGSFPEGVDSHVQYGPATQALAVYLCQYQLVPYKRASQFFLDIFGLEVSPGSICAFQENAYDQLASTEQAIADALKSEPIAGADETGMRVAGSLWWMHVLRSEKWTLYHLDPSKGHSAIESMGVLLTFAGILVHDHYKAYFRYAALHVLCNAHHLRELQGVVDRDCNHLAARLQRMLRLAWHLSNGFKKIGMEAVPETIRQRISSLFERTAKRAQAEEAEYMERLRQRRGDEKVRNTKAFNLFKRLVKFKEATLRFMTDFRIPFDNNGSERDIRNGKVKQKISGCIRSKKGAEWYSRIRSYVSSARKQGHNVYEALLIAMKNYSDQPLLGAE
- the minE gene encoding cell division topological specificity factor MinE is translated as MSLLQLFRSNKEDKSAETAKERLQIIVAHERMSRSTKNVLPAMQKDILDVVRKYIEVSEDGISIRLDREGDYSILEVNVQLPDA
- the minD gene encoding septum site-determining protein MinD produces the protein MARIIVVTSGKGGVGKTTTSASFATGLALQGHRTVVIDFDVGLRNLDLVMGCERRVVYDLVNVINGEAALHQALIRDKRTENLAVLPASQTRDKEALTRDGVQTVLEELAKDFEYIVCDSPAGIEHGALMALYFADEAIITTNPEVSSVRDSDRILGILQSRSRRAEQNLEPVKEQLLLTRYNPERVKRGEMLNVEDVKDILAIPLLGVIPESLSVLKASNQGIPVIHQEESDAGQAYKDMTERFLGTDIPHRFLEAPKKGFLQRMFGG
- the minC gene encoding septum site-determining protein MinC, with protein sequence MASIVNSKYPPAFQLKGGLYTLTTLELHTTSHRRLKQQLEGMTSKAPHFFQQTPVVLDLDKLENDNEELNLVSIQHLLHHTGMVLVALRGGTEYHKKTARLAGVAWLPHQKQKRHSAPTGSNVVMLSQPDSSIPVEKHKADPARAEATIVSRPVRSGQQLHSEGDLIVLGQVSEGAELLAGGHIHVYGPCRGRVLAGINGDKKARIFCNQFEAELVSISGQYKLTSKDQNSLWSHRWGLNAQVFLDDDHLHIAALS
- the lpxL gene encoding LpxL/LpxP family Kdo(2)-lipid IV(A) lauroyl/palmitoleoyl acyltransferase, with product MSKKIRNTTKADPFCWSFLHPRYWLTWLGLGLTILPSWLPYPVLVRFGSWIGRRLYYRGGKRVDIARVNLDKCFPEKTAQEREALLKANFESVGIGLMEVVIAWWWPRSRLEKLVRFKGLEHLDSPQGKLLLIMHFTTIEIAGAFITLRHSLDATYREHKNPVFEYMQRKQRQRYDRRSRLLGRRDVRGMLRSLREGRTVWYSPDQDYGRKHSVFVPFFGVQAATVTGISRMAKMGRAQVVPMVLTRLPNAEGYELEIFEGWSDFPEGDDHKDAQTVNRFIEAQVRKRPEQYMWLHRRFKTRPEGEAGFYKKAR